The Pelosinus sp. IPA-1 genomic interval CTATAAAAGGCTGGATGGATAAAATGGGTATCACTGAAAAATTACAAATGCTCATACCAAAAATCGCAACATTTATTGCCGCTTGCATTAGCTTGTTTTTGATATTTAAAAACGGTGTTATTGCTGTATTTATGGCGATTGCAAGCCCTGTAATCTCATTATTTAATATGTTGTGGACAGCAATTAACGGTCAAACATTGTCCAGCGGCGGCATGATTACAATAATACTAAAATTAATCAGTGCATCATTTGGTATCATGGTTAATTTAGTAGGTATATACCTAAACGGATTTTTAAATATTGTAGGTATAGTAGTTAGTGGCGTAATTAGCGTGTTTGGCGGGATAATTACGTTTATTACTGGTGTATTTACTGGTAACTGGGCTATGGCATGGCAAGGCGTTGTAGAAATATTTAGCGGTATCTTTAGTACAATAGAAGGTATTTGCAATACTGTTATGAGTACGATTAAAGCCGCTATAAATGCAGTGATTAGCGGTGTGAATTCAGTATCCGTTGATGTTCCAGAATGGGTTCCAGTAGTCGGCGGTAAACATTATCAACCATCTATACCAATGCTGGCAAAAGGTACTGATAACTGGGGCGGCGGTCTTGCAATGGTTCATGACGCGGGACCAGAAATAATTGACTTGCCGAATGGTAGCCGTGTTTATCCTCATGCTAAATCGTTAGATATGGCGCGCCAAGAAGGTCGTAAAGAATCAAGCGGCGGCAACGGTAGAACATTCAATATAGAAAAATTAGCGGATCAGATCATAATACGCGAAGAAGCAGACATTGACAAAATTGTTGAAAGGTTAGCTTTAAAGTTAAAATCTCACGCGATAAACCAGGCGGAAGGTGCTACTTAAGTACCTTCCGCTTATAAAGGAGTTGATATGGTGAGCAATTTCTTTTCTAGTTTAGTTTCTAGCCTTTTAAGCCCTAGTAACAGTAGTAGTACGGCGAATCAACCTCCTAAAATATATTTACAATGTAATAAAGAAAAAATTCAATTTCCTATTCCACCTAGCAGTTTTGAGGTATCAGTAAAACAAAATAATAGTACGGTTAATATAAATAACCTTGGTGAACTTAATATGATAGGTAAAACTGGACTTATTACAATGTCTTTTAGTTCGTTTTTACCTAATCAAAATTATGACTTTTGCCAATGTACAGCAGATAAACCGTATAACTACGTTAAAACAATAGAAAAATGGCGGACTAGTGGGCAACCTTCACGCTTTACGATTACTGAAACACCAGTCAATTATCCTGTAAGCATTGAATCATTTAAATATGGTGAAAAAGATGGTACAGGGGACGTTTATTTCACTATTGATTTTAAAGAATATAAATATACAGGGAATGCAGTTGATAATACCGTTAGTGATGTAACTGGCTTAAGCAATAGATCAGATGCAAGCACAATAGCTGATACCACAAAAAATATAACAGTTTACCCAGGGGATTCCCTTTTGGACGTTGCTAGTCGCGCTATGGGAAGTACTATAAAAAAAGGTAGCAATAGCTATTTAGATTTATATAAAAGTCTTGCCAAGCGCGGCGGCATAAGTACTGGTGATATCATAAGCGTAACGAAAAATAATACTGTAAAAATAGGTGATAGTAATGTTTCTTTGTAAGTGCAATGGCAAAGATATTTCTAGTTTTGTAATTTCTTATAACTGGCAGGGTGATTTAGACCAAGCTGGCAGAAAGTTAGAATTTTCGATTGCCTATAATACGAAAGATAAAATTTTTGATAATCAAAATATTGTCATTGGTAATACAGTCTATTTGTATTATCAAGATGATAATATAGAAAATTCAACGCCTATCGAAATATTTAGGGGCGTTATTTTTATGCGGCAAAGAAATACAGTTAATTTTACTTTTGAATTTACGGCTTATGATCGCCTAATTTATCTTGCTAAATCTAAAACTACTCGTAAATTTTCAAATATAACTGTTGAATCAGTCATAGCGCAAGTATGTAATGAAATGAATGTAGAAATTGGTTCTATTTGCAATATTGGAGTTTATGTCGATTTTATAGCGGACAATATGAGCTATACGGAAATTATAAAAAAAGCCTTTAATATGGCTTACTGGAAAAATCAAAAACTATATCATATGTACATGAATCAAGATAAATTATATGTAGTCGAAAGATCGGAAACGATAGAAAATTATACGGCTAGTGACTTGGTGAATGTAGAAAGTACAAATCATTCTGAATCTATTGAGGATATGATTAATACTATAATGATTGTTGATAATAACGGTGTTGAAATTGGTCGTGTATCAAATGATTCTGATTTATCAGCTTATGGAAAATTGCAGGACGTTTATAAAGTTGACTCTAAGCAAGATACTCAAACAGCCGCCAAAGGAATGCTTAAAACAGTTTCTTTTAAGTCCTCATTAAATGGCATCGGCAATATACAATGCATTACTGGTTATTCAATTACAGTACAAGAGGAACAATTGAAAGGGAAATTTATGATTCGTTCGGATCGACATTCTATATCAAATAATGTTCATAAAATGGAACTTGATTTAGAGTTTTTAGAGGTGGTAAGTAATGCGTGAAAATCCATACAACACAATACTGGGGATTGTGAAAGATACAAGCATTAACCATAACAGCCCTAGTATTAAGATAGGGAAAATCATTACACCACCGCCGGAAATCCAAGTGTCTTATAATGGTATCATTCTTGATAAAAAAGATGTTTGGATCAGCAAATACTTACTAATTGGCTACGAACGAACAGCAAAAGGACATATTGAAAGTGCAACACAAAACAGAGCAGGCGGTGGCGGTGATGCTGAATATGCTAGTCATAATCATGCTATAGATAATGATTATACGGATAACATTATTTATACTGATACTTTAAAGGCTGGTGACTATGTTTCTA includes:
- a CDS encoding DUF2577 domain-containing protein, which produces MRENPYNTILGIVKDTSINHNSPSIKIGKIITPPPEIQVSYNGIILDKKDVWISKYLLIGYERTAKGHIESATQNRAGGGGDAEYASHNHAIDNDYTDNIIYTDTLKAGDYVSIMPMVSEDNSSQQYIILDQIVHL